One Vallitalea pronyensis genomic region harbors:
- the feoB gene encoding ferrous iron transport protein B — translation MGLTIQSTGLNTLKERFDVDLHSPDDVVIALAGNPNTGKSTVFNALTGLKQHTGNWPGKTVVNARGTFTHKSKNYVVIDLPGTYSLLSNSVEEEIARDFICFGKPHAVVVVADSTCLERNLNLVYQILEITNQVVLCVNLIDEAAKKGITVDCNALSRELGIPVIPTNAREGKGLDRLKDTLHTVSHKPITHSPVTIHYPPSIIQAIDELTPSVTDILGNSGLDPRWTALRLLDGDTTIIKTIEAYLGITLSDNETLMKEIHAMKENLIHEHGLDMNHFREQIVHSIIKKAEKTAASVVSTKENKRRDFDRKIDKVITSKLLGVPIMLLLLGLIFWITIIGANYPSGLLSKLFFNIEDQLTAFFNWAGSPDWLHGILVLGLFRTLGWVISVMLPPMAIFFPLFTLLEDLGYLPRIAFNLDYFFKKCCAHGKQALTMCMGFGCNAAGVTSCRIIDSPRERLIAIITNNFVPCNGRFPTLIALATIFIVGIGSRFSSVIGTLVILLTIILAVMITFGISRLLSKTLLKGMPSSFTLELPPYRKPQIGKVIVRSLIDRTLFVLGRAIVVAAPAGILIWVLQNIMFGDISILTHCANFLDPFASLIGLDGYILMAFILGFPANEIVIPILIMSYMSTGAMLELDSLSALKDLLVNNGWTWLTAVCTMLFSLNHFPCGTALLTIKKETKSTKWTILSFIIPTVTGILVCFIVAQGARLLGLV, via the coding sequence ATGGGACTTACAATCCAATCCACGGGACTTAATACATTAAAAGAACGCTTTGATGTTGACCTGCATTCACCTGATGATGTGGTAATCGCCCTTGCTGGTAACCCTAATACTGGCAAGAGCACTGTTTTTAATGCTTTGACGGGACTTAAACAGCATACAGGAAACTGGCCTGGAAAAACCGTTGTTAACGCCCGTGGTACATTCACACATAAGAGTAAGAACTATGTTGTTATTGACTTGCCAGGTACATATTCTCTCTTATCCAATTCTGTGGAAGAAGAAATTGCTAGGGATTTTATATGCTTTGGTAAACCCCATGCTGTTGTGGTGGTAGCAGATAGCACGTGTCTTGAAAGAAATCTTAATCTTGTTTACCAGATTCTTGAAATTACCAACCAAGTGGTTCTATGTGTGAACCTCATCGACGAAGCTGCCAAAAAAGGCATAACGGTTGATTGCAATGCACTTTCAAGGGAATTAGGAATTCCTGTTATACCTACAAATGCTAGAGAAGGGAAAGGTCTTGATCGTCTAAAAGATACTTTACATACCGTAAGTCATAAGCCTATAACGCATTCACCTGTTACCATCCATTACCCTCCTAGCATTATACAAGCCATTGATGAACTGACGCCTTCTGTTACTGATATTTTAGGAAACAGTGGACTTGATCCTAGATGGACAGCTCTTAGGCTACTTGATGGGGATACAACGATTATCAAGACCATTGAAGCTTATCTTGGCATTACGTTGTCAGATAACGAAACGTTAATGAAAGAAATCCATGCCATGAAAGAAAATCTAATCCATGAGCATGGTCTAGATATGAATCATTTTCGTGAACAGATTGTTCATAGCATTATAAAAAAAGCTGAAAAGACAGCAGCATCCGTTGTGTCCACAAAAGAAAATAAACGTCGTGATTTTGACCGAAAAATTGATAAAGTGATTACCTCTAAGCTGTTAGGGGTGCCTATTATGCTATTGTTGCTTGGTTTAATTTTCTGGATAACCATCATCGGTGCTAATTACCCATCTGGACTGCTATCAAAGCTGTTTTTTAACATTGAAGACCAGTTAACTGCCTTTTTTAACTGGGCAGGTTCACCTGATTGGCTCCACGGTATTCTTGTCCTTGGTTTGTTCCGTACGTTGGGTTGGGTTATTTCCGTTATGCTGCCACCTATGGCTATCTTCTTCCCTCTATTTACCTTGTTAGAAGACCTGGGTTATCTACCACGAATAGCCTTTAACTTGGACTATTTCTTTAAAAAATGCTGTGCCCACGGAAAGCAAGCACTTACCATGTGTATGGGTTTTGGCTGTAATGCAGCAGGTGTTACCTCTTGTCGCATTATTGATTCACCAAGAGAGCGTCTTATTGCCATAATCACCAATAACTTTGTGCCCTGCAATGGCCGTTTCCCAACCCTCATTGCATTAGCTACGATTTTTATTGTTGGTATTGGTAGTAGATTCTCCTCTGTGATTGGAACCCTTGTCATTCTCCTAACCATTATATTAGCTGTCATGATTACATTCGGTATATCAAGACTACTATCAAAAACACTATTAAAAGGCATGCCCTCTTCTTTTACACTGGAATTGCCGCCTTATCGAAAGCCTCAGATTGGAAAAGTCATCGTGCGTTCATTAATAGACCGTACCTTATTCGTACTTGGTCGAGCCATTGTGGTAGCGGCTCCAGCAGGTATTCTTATCTGGGTGCTTCAAAACATAATGTTTGGTGACATCAGTATACTGACCCACTGTGCCAATTTCCTTGACCCATTTGCCTCACTCATTGGTTTAGATGGTTATATCTTAATGGCTTTTATACTTGGATTTCCTGCTAATGAAATTGTTATCCCTATTCTCATTATGAGTTATATGTCCACTGGCGCTATGTTGGAACTTGACAGTTTATCCGCTCTGAAAGATCTGCTGGTGAATAACGGTTGGACTTGGTTAACGGCTGTATGTACCATGCTATTTTCCCTTAACCATTTCCCTTGCGGCACGGCCTTATTGACCATAAAAAAAGAGACGAAAAGTACCAAATGGACCATTCTCTCTTTTATCATCCCTACTGTTACAGGTATTTTAGTTTGTTTTATCGTTGCTCAAGGAGCTCGATTATTGGGTTTAGTATAA
- a CDS encoding metal-dependent transcriptional regulator, with the protein MHLSDFHTFRGYEILDREKKKLTPSMEDYMEMIYRLCMNSPYVRMNQLAEKLNVRTSSSTKIVQKLNALDLVHYEKYGLIELSEKGKILGEYLYHRHHVIERFLELIGNQGSVLKDTELIEHYIRPELLHHLECFNAFMNQNKDIKERYEAFIDKEMNQH; encoded by the coding sequence ATGCATTTATCTGATTTTCACACCTTTCGAGGTTATGAAATACTTGATCGTGAAAAAAAGAAGTTGACGCCAAGTATGGAAGATTACATGGAGATGATTTATAGACTATGTATGAATAGTCCCTATGTACGTATGAATCAACTTGCTGAAAAATTAAATGTGCGCACATCATCATCCACCAAGATTGTTCAAAAGCTTAACGCCCTTGACTTGGTCCACTATGAAAAATATGGGCTCATTGAGTTATCTGAAAAAGGTAAAATTCTAGGAGAATATCTCTATCATCGTCATCACGTCATCGAAAGATTTCTAGAACTTATAGGGAATCAAGGTAGCGTTCTTAAAGATACAGAACTAATTGAGCACTATATACGTCCAGAACTGTTACATCACCTAGAGTGTTTTAATGCTTTTATGAATCAAAATAAAGATATAAAGGAACGATATGAAGCTTTTATAGATAAAGAAATGAACCAGCACTAA
- the fdhD gene encoding formate dehydrogenase accessory sulfurtransferase FdhD, with translation MDGIKTYPIIKFNGQEQIKVFDDVIIEFSLTMMLHNRAFVTMQCTPQALEELVVGFLYAEGVIKSTDDIKSLTVNLERGKAYVELLQDQQFDYIGQYLSAKKTVTTACGQARTIAYQVMDTPPTHTVIQNQSVHMEQIQTLMKSFSKKSIRFNQTGGVHSCALCDTEKILLFQEDIGRHNALDKIIGKSMLDKMALHDKMVLTTGRLTSEIVMKVAKAAIPILVSRSAPTNVAIDTAQASGIVLIGFARGHRMNRYT, from the coding sequence ATGGATGGCATTAAAACTTACCCTATAATAAAATTTAATGGACAAGAACAAATAAAGGTTTTTGATGATGTGATTATTGAATTTTCCCTAACCATGATGTTACATAATAGAGCTTTTGTGACCATGCAGTGTACACCACAAGCCTTAGAAGAACTGGTTGTGGGCTTTCTCTATGCAGAAGGTGTCATTAAGTCCACCGATGATATCAAGTCACTAACTGTCAATCTAGAAAGGGGCAAAGCATACGTAGAATTGTTACAGGATCAACAGTTTGATTATATTGGTCAATACTTAAGTGCGAAAAAGACCGTCACCACTGCATGTGGTCAAGCCAGAACCATCGCTTATCAAGTCATGGATACACCGCCAACACATACGGTTATTCAAAATCAATCCGTCCATATGGAACAAATCCAGACCCTGATGAAAAGCTTTAGTAAAAAATCCATACGTTTTAACCAAACAGGTGGTGTTCATAGTTGTGCGCTATGTGATACAGAGAAGATATTGCTATTTCAAGAGGATATTGGAAGACATAATGCCCTTGATAAAATCATCGGTAAGAGCATGTTAGATAAGATGGCTTTACATGACAAGATGGTATTAACCACAGGTCGCCTCACATCTGAAATTGTGATGAAAGTAGCTAAAGCGGCCATACCCATACTCGTCTCACGTTCTGCACCTACCAATGTAGCCATTGATACAGCACAGGCATCGGGTATTGTATTAATTGGATTTGCAAGAGGTCACCGAATGAACAGGTATACATGA
- a CDS encoding helix-turn-helix domain-containing protein, protein MPGFHDRLRLLRLNKGLTQEELGKIVGKSKNNISQYERNARQADDDTKKELAKFFNVSMDYLMGITEHSTPVAKLHDNKEIDEELNKLVRKLEVDDDLLFHGEPIRERTRRVIIKSLKHVKEIAEDTATYDIDK, encoded by the coding sequence ATGCCAGGATTCCATGATAGATTAAGGTTGTTAAGATTGAATAAGGGACTTACCCAAGAAGAATTAGGAAAAATCGTTGGAAAATCAAAAAATAATATATCTCAATATGAACGTAATGCTAGGCAAGCTGATGACGATACGAAAAAAGAGCTAGCTAAATTTTTTAATGTATCCATGGATTATCTCATGGGCATTACAGAACATTCTACACCAGTAGCCAAGCTGCATGATAACAAAGAGATTGATGAAGAATTGAATAAATTAGTGAGAAAGTTAGAAGTTGATGATGATCTTCTATTCCATGGTGAACCCATTAGAGAACGTACCAGAAGGGTTATCATAAAATCATTAAAACACGTCAAGGAAATTGCAGAAGATACAGCAACATATGATATAGATAAATAG
- the dapB gene encoding 4-hydroxy-tetrahydrodipicolinate reductase: MTRIIMHGCNGKMGQVISGIVANDPETSIVAGIDISDHMDNPYPVYTRIEDLDVDGDVIIDFSIASAVPTVLNYAKSRKIPLVLCTTGLTEEQIATVNEASKEIAILLSANMSLGVNLLLNLVKKAAKTLTGANFDIEIVEKHHNQKIDAPSGTALAFADSINESLNHEYTYNYDRSTSRVKREGQEIGIHAVRGGTIVGDHAIIFAGQDEVVELHHSALSKDIFAVGAVNAAKFLSQKCQGMYDMQNVIENY, translated from the coding sequence ATGACTAGAATTATTATGCATGGTTGTAATGGTAAAATGGGACAGGTGATTTCAGGGATTGTTGCAAACGACCCGGAAACATCCATTGTTGCTGGAATTGATATTTCAGACCATATGGATAATCCCTACCCTGTATATACGCGTATAGAAGATCTTGATGTGGACGGTGATGTAATCATTGATTTCTCTATTGCAAGTGCCGTACCCACTGTACTTAACTATGCAAAGTCAAGAAAAATCCCTCTTGTGCTCTGCACAACAGGGCTTACAGAAGAACAGATTGCTACGGTTAATGAAGCCAGTAAAGAAATTGCTATTCTATTATCAGCTAACATGTCACTTGGTGTTAATCTGCTTCTTAACCTTGTAAAAAAAGCGGCTAAGACATTAACCGGTGCGAATTTTGATATTGAAATTGTTGAGAAGCATCACAATCAAAAGATTGATGCGCCAAGTGGTACTGCTTTGGCTTTTGCAGACTCTATTAATGAGTCACTTAATCATGAGTATACGTATAATTATGACCGTTCCACCAGTCGTGTGAAGCGTGAAGGTCAGGAGATTGGTATTCATGCTGTAAGAGGCGGGACCATTGTTGGGGATCATGCTATTATATTTGCAGGACAAGATGAAGTGGTTGAACTTCACCATAGTGCATTGTCAAAAGATATTTTTGCGGTTGGGGCTGTGAATGCTGCTAAGTTTTTGAGTCAGAAGTGTCAGGGAATGTATGATATGCAGAATGTGATTGAGAATTATTGA
- a CDS encoding single-stranded DNA-binding protein, which produces MEDNVIRNNQVNLIGKIYSTFDFSHEVYGEGFYNFVVEISRLSDNSDKIPVMVSERLLDVTQDMRGQFVELQGQFRSYNRQIDGKNRLVLTVFAREIDILNEDEIKRNPNYIYLDGYICKPPMYRTTPFGREITDILLAVNRPYNKSDYIPSICWGRNARFAEKFTVGDRIKIWGRIQSREYQKKVSETDSISKIAYEVSISKIEKYEEESESEVEEN; this is translated from the coding sequence ATGGAAGATAATGTTATCAGAAACAATCAGGTTAACCTCATTGGGAAAATATACTCAACATTTGATTTTAGTCATGAAGTATATGGGGAAGGGTTTTATAATTTTGTAGTTGAAATATCTAGGTTAAGCGATAACTCCGATAAAATTCCTGTCATGGTATCAGAACGTCTACTGGATGTCACACAGGATATGCGAGGGCAATTTGTTGAACTTCAAGGGCAGTTTCGCTCTTATAACAGGCAGATAGATGGCAAAAATAGGTTGGTTTTAACTGTTTTTGCTCGAGAAATAGATATATTAAATGAAGATGAAATTAAGCGTAATCCCAATTACATATACTTAGATGGGTACATATGTAAACCGCCTATGTATCGTACAACACCATTTGGACGTGAAATTACGGATATATTGCTGGCAGTCAATCGCCCATATAATAAATCCGATTATATTCCTTCCATATGTTGGGGACGTAACGCTCGTTTTGCAGAAAAATTTACAGTAGGTGACCGTATAAAAATATGGGGACGCATTCAAAGCAGGGAGTATCAAAAGAAAGTCAGTGAAACAGATAGCATCAGTAAAATAGCTTATGAAGTGTCCATTTCTAAAATAGAAAAATATGAAGAAGAAAGCGAAAGTGAAGTGGAAGAGAATTGA
- a CDS encoding GNAT family N-acetyltransferase, producing MLRKLTENDRKQVLAFVSEEPSINLFIIGDIEKFGFDKDFQEVWGSFDDHDQLIGVLLRYNENFIPYFKDKSCDIQGYVNIIKSYDCRKMISGKEDVVDRFKGVLDDCHVKSSYFCEITHKDKLLSYEEGVKRAGLEDAPRIYELLQSIEEFLMTDTNSVQRIRLNMEHQTGRMYYIENEQGDMVSLAQTTAENSKSAMVVGVATKVGYRRKGYMGRCLSKLCGEVLDEGKTLCLFYHNPDAGSVYHRIGFEPIGKWKMMIEKRK from the coding sequence ATGTTGAGAAAATTAACAGAAAATGATAGAAAGCAAGTTCTAGCATTTGTTAGTGAGGAACCATCCATTAACCTGTTTATCATTGGTGATATTGAGAAATTCGGTTTTGATAAAGATTTTCAAGAAGTATGGGGCTCTTTTGATGACCATGATCAGTTAATAGGTGTCTTGCTAAGATACAATGAGAATTTTATCCCTTATTTTAAAGATAAGAGTTGTGATATACAAGGGTATGTGAACATTATTAAGTCTTATGACTGCCGAAAAATGATAAGTGGCAAAGAAGATGTGGTGGATCGTTTCAAAGGTGTACTGGATGACTGTCATGTAAAATCATCTTATTTCTGTGAAATAACCCATAAAGATAAACTTTTAAGCTATGAAGAAGGTGTTAAGCGAGCAGGATTAGAAGATGCCCCAAGGATATATGAACTCTTACAAAGTATTGAAGAATTTTTAATGACAGATACCAATAGCGTCCAGCGTATTAGGCTTAACATGGAACATCAAACAGGGCGTATGTATTATATAGAAAACGAACAAGGTGACATGGTTTCATTGGCTCAAACCACAGCAGAAAACAGTAAATCAGCCATGGTTGTAGGTGTGGCTACAAAAGTAGGTTATCGTAGAAAAGGTTATATGGGACGCTGTTTATCCAAATTATGTGGTGAAGTGTTGGATGAAGGTAAAACACTATGTCTATTTTATCATAACCCAGACGCTGGAAGTGTGTATCACCGTATTGGATTTGAGCCCATTGGTAAGTGGAAAATGATGATCGAAAAAAGAAAATAA
- a CDS encoding FeoA family protein gives MNPLISLDKLSVGKHGTLRQLLADGVTRRRLLDLGLVQNTPVKALYKSPAGDPIAYEIRGTVIALRSEEASQIMVECQIDKEETI, from the coding sequence ATGAATCCATTGATTTCCCTTGATAAACTATCTGTTGGCAAACATGGTACCCTTCGACAATTGCTAGCTGATGGTGTTACAAGAAGGCGACTCCTTGATTTAGGATTAGTGCAAAATACACCTGTTAAGGCCCTTTATAAAAGTCCTGCTGGTGATCCTATTGCTTATGAAATACGTGGTACAGTCATTGCGCTTCGCTCGGAAGAAGCGTCACAGATCATGGTTGAATGTCAAATAGATAAGGAGGAAACAATCTAA
- the mobA gene encoding molybdenum cofactor guanylyltransferase, with amino-acid sequence MNRFGSAMILAGGKSKRMGFDKQQLSFKHMKLIDQQIEKLSHLFEDIIVVTYNPHYYQNLRCRTVCDELKEKGPLAGIHVGLKHAISQYTYVLACDMPHINRAYIRYMQQRIGIHEVDVCLTQHESKRMEPFNAFYAKSMVKKIERYLLKDKRSVCGLIAQCEAYLVDEKQARHFSPQLNMFLNLNTMEQVKKYQRQKDV; translated from the coding sequence ATGAATAGATTTGGGAGTGCCATGATATTAGCTGGTGGTAAAAGTAAGCGGATGGGTTTTGATAAACAGCAATTAAGCTTTAAACATATGAAATTAATAGACCAACAAATTGAAAAGTTATCCCATTTATTTGAGGACATCATTGTCGTTACGTACAATCCCCATTATTATCAAAACCTTAGGTGTAGAACCGTATGTGACGAGCTGAAAGAAAAAGGCCCTTTAGCAGGCATTCATGTGGGGTTAAAGCATGCAATCAGCCAATATACGTATGTGTTAGCATGTGATATGCCCCACATCAATAGGGCTTATATTCGGTATATGCAACAAAGGATAGGCATCCATGAAGTGGATGTCTGCCTAACACAACACGAGAGTAAAAGGATGGAACCTTTTAACGCTTTTTATGCCAAGAGCATGGTGAAAAAGATAGAAAGATATTTACTTAAGGACAAGAGGTCTGTATGTGGTTTAATAGCACAATGTGAAGCCTATTTGGTGGATGAAAAGCAAGCACGACACTTTAGTCCTCAACTGAATATGTTTCTTAACCTTAACACCATGGAACAAGTAAAAAAATATCAACGGCAAAAGGATGTGTAG
- a CDS encoding methyltransferase domain-containing protein: MKQITLAITQLRKEKGITQGELADYLGITYQAVSKWENGTTLPDISLLPALASYFQVSVDQLLGLEPLKSDYIYRTTKTVAHWDNQLSYLQQTRDELWNEDYMAFLIQQVWRLHQPVSILDFGCGYGYLGKLMLPLLPKGSSYTGIDASETLITKARHNFKDSPYKTHFIQGDFNQVTTNQNYDIAICQAVLRHINNPYEILKKMISSVTIGGKVICIEINRALENASMYLDGLHFNSLSKNNALHKLWHCEMASEGRDHAIGMKLPFYMQDLGLTDIDVRMNDKVKFITPKQASYHTTKEKFIQANHHGHTLSPQEKEKIITLFMNRGTSREEAESYILDEEKITQYIKEHQHNLSILKALCLIISFGTKVK; the protein is encoded by the coding sequence ATGAAGCAGATTACATTAGCCATTACTCAATTAAGAAAAGAAAAGGGCATTACGCAAGGTGAATTAGCTGACTATCTCGGTATAACATACCAAGCCGTCAGTAAATGGGAAAATGGTACAACCCTACCAGATATCAGCTTACTGCCAGCGCTTGCAAGCTACTTTCAGGTGTCTGTAGACCAACTGTTAGGTTTAGAGCCTCTCAAAAGCGATTACATCTACCGTACAACAAAAACAGTAGCACACTGGGATAATCAGCTGTCATATTTACAACAAACAAGGGATGAACTATGGAATGAGGATTATATGGCATTCCTTATACAACAGGTATGGAGGCTTCATCAGCCAGTTAGCATCCTTGATTTTGGATGCGGTTATGGTTATTTAGGCAAACTTATGCTGCCATTATTACCTAAGGGGAGCAGCTATACAGGTATAGATGCCAGTGAGACCTTAATTACCAAAGCAAGGCATAACTTCAAAGATAGCCCATATAAAACCCACTTTATTCAAGGTGATTTTAACCAAGTCACAACAAATCAAAATTACGATATAGCTATCTGCCAAGCTGTACTACGACACATAAACAATCCTTATGAGATCTTAAAGAAAATGATAAGTAGTGTAACCATTGGCGGCAAAGTCATCTGTATTGAAATAAATCGTGCCTTAGAAAATGCCAGTATGTACTTGGATGGTCTGCATTTTAACTCCCTCAGCAAAAACAACGCCCTACATAAACTATGGCACTGTGAAATGGCATCAGAAGGACGGGATCATGCTATCGGTATGAAACTACCCTTCTACATGCAAGACCTAGGTCTAACAGATATTGATGTACGCATGAACGACAAAGTCAAATTTATCACCCCAAAACAAGCCTCCTACCATACCACCAAAGAAAAATTCATACAAGCAAATCACCATGGTCACACACTATCCCCACAAGAAAAAGAAAAGATAATCACCTTATTTATGAACCGAGGCACATCACGAGAAGAAGCCGAGTCCTATATACTAGACGAAGAAAAAATAACCCAGTATATAAAAGAACATCAACACAATCTATCCATCCTAAAAGCACTATGCCTCATTATTTCATTCGGAACCAAAGTAAAATAA
- the dapA gene encoding 4-hydroxy-tetrahydrodipicolinate synthase, with amino-acid sequence MAIFTGSGVAIVTPFTKDMQVDYAGLEKLIDFQLDGGTDCIVICGTTGEASTLNDEEHLECIKVAVDRTNKRVPVIAGTGSNDTAHGIELSKKAEQLGVDGLLQVTPYYNKTTQKGLIQHFTSIANSVNVPVVLYNVPSRTGLNINAATAAALSHVDNIVAIKEASGNITHITDLMHKCEGRLDLYSGNDDQIVPLLSLGGKGVISVIANMLPQETHDIVMKYMEGDTKGSLDLQMKLHNLMGALFCEVNPIPVKTAMGYMGLPAGPCRLPLTDMEPQNIQILKKAMQDYGINI; translated from the coding sequence ATGGCTATTTTTACAGGATCTGGTGTAGCGATTGTCACACCTTTTACGAAAGATATGCAAGTGGACTATGCAGGTTTAGAAAAACTAATTGATTTTCAATTGGATGGTGGTACAGATTGTATCGTTATCTGCGGTACAACAGGTGAAGCATCCACATTGAACGATGAGGAACATCTAGAATGTATTAAGGTGGCTGTTGATCGTACAAATAAACGTGTACCCGTTATTGCAGGTACCGGCAGCAATGATACAGCTCATGGTATAGAATTATCTAAGAAAGCTGAACAGTTAGGTGTGGATGGTTTGCTTCAAGTCACACCTTACTACAATAAGACAACACAAAAAGGTCTTATTCAGCATTTTACTTCCATTGCAAATAGTGTAAATGTACCCGTAGTCTTATATAATGTACCATCCCGTACAGGTCTTAATATTAATGCTGCAACTGCTGCTGCATTATCTCATGTGGATAATATTGTTGCTATAAAAGAAGCAAGTGGTAATATCACCCATATTACCGATTTGATGCACAAGTGTGAAGGACGCCTTGATCTCTATTCTGGTAATGATGATCAGATAGTACCTCTTCTCTCACTAGGTGGTAAAGGGGTTATTTCTGTTATCGCTAATATGCTTCCACAGGAGACACATGATATTGTCATGAAATACATGGAGGGTGATACAAAAGGCAGTCTTGATTTACAAATGAAACTGCATAATCTGATGGGTGCCCTATTCTGCGAAGTTAACCCTATTCCAGTAAAGACCGCTATGGGTTACATGGGTCTTCCAGCTGGTCCATGTCGCTTACCACTAACAGATATGGAGCCTCAAAACATCCAGATTCTGAAAAAGGCTATGCAAGACTACGGTATCAATATCTAA